A region of the Acanthopagrus latus isolate v.2019 chromosome 18, fAcaLat1.1, whole genome shotgun sequence genome:
AAAGAATTGGCCGACTACCAGAAGAAGTGACTCCCTGTCCATGTTCTATCCCTCATCATCCACTGATAGGAGGTTAGAGAGAGTGTATTTGTTATAATATTTTGGGGTTCAAATCAGCAATAAACTGGGTTGGTGTCACAACACAGATGGCTTCCTTGGGAAGGGGCAGAGTAGACATCTTCctgaggagagagtgtgtgtgacaggccCCTGCAGATCTTTAGTCAGTGGTGATCAGTGCTCTGTTTATTGTATGGTGAGGTTGTGGCATCAATACCAGCGAGGCCTGCTAAACTCTACAAGCCACTGAGGAAGGTAGTCCATTCAGCCACAGCAATATGCCAGGTGCAATATGGAGTGTTTCAGGTTCTTATCTGTAACTGCTGCCATCAGACTGCAACAGTAGTGGAGTAGTCTCAGTctataacaacacacacagacccattTTCTCACATTACCCCAGAGATAATCACACCAATCTCccgctctgttttctctctgctggactGATGATACATTTAGTCATATATTTCTCAACACAATCCTCACTGTACCATGGCCCAGTGGTTACAGAAGCAAGCCTGTGCCCGGATGAATCTGGCTAGGGAAAGTAAAAGGCAGTGCTTGACCCTCCTATATTACCACCACTTAGGTGCCTTTGAACAAGGCCCCAACCCGAACTGCCCCAGTGGACCTGCTCATTATCCAACAGATTGACTGTGGTTGTAGTAGGCAGCTCTTGGTGTGAATGTATAACTGTATGAAAGTAATCCACGCATTCCTAAAAAGAGAACATTGCTCTCAGTGAACTGCTCCTGAATAAATAGTTTCAAAAATCTCACATGTTAGATATCTGTATATATGTCTAGTGCATCatgttacatttctttattctattctatactATATCCTATATCCCATATATCATTATTAACCATTTTATATCATGCACCTTGTTAATGTTAACACCGACTTGCTGTATATTCTATGTTATACTTAAATTACATGTCTATATTTATACAGACAAAAACTAGGTTTCATTACTAAATAATATCACATATTAATCTGGTGTTTGCTCTTGGCTTTGACTTGTTAACTCTGCAGCTTTCAATCAAACAACTATACCTGTAATTCAGTCCAAAAGCTTTTGTATAGTTtctatttttaatcattttcttttactaCTCTTCTTATATACTTATCCTACTTACTTCTGTCATGGTGCTGCGGAAACAGCCACATTCACTGGGGATCAATGAATATTTATCTTATCCTATCTCACTTAACCTTACTTTAAAAACTGTTCAGTGAGCTTTCTGAACATGAAATAATATTATAATGGGGAAATTAATAACAACTCTTTACATTGTCCTCATGAATTTATCAACCAGATTAAAATTTTGCAACTTGTGACTTTGCTAATTTGGATATATACATCAGAAGAATGTAGGCTACTGGATTATGGCACATGGTGGCCTCATTTAATTCAGGTCAATATGTACTCTATATTTAGTATTTTCTCGTTGGTCTCCCAAGAGGCCTGCCAGTATTTAgacatttaatttcactgtaTCAAccaatatgatataatataggACAATTCTGTTAAGACATAGGGCTAAAACTGTGGACCTAACAATTTAAACTGTTACTTTTACTCTTAATTTTCAATCAAAAGCAATGTCAAGAATATGAGTAATAATATTACCTTGCAGTCACCATTATATGTGATGACGcatttctttgtatttccaTCACGACTTATATACAATGATGGGATTTGTTAGTCAGTTATTACGGATTTACAAGTGACAACATTGTAAAGTCGTGTGTGCaacagtgttgctgtgtgtgtcttgaaCACACCCCTCTCATTAATACTCCTGACTCCTCCCACAGTCTCACCATCAGTTTGTTTGGCAACAACCCTGTTGTTACCGCTTGTATGACCACTGCTGATAACTCCGTATCGATTTGTCTtttaggaaaacaaacatctctcCATTTATAAGTGAGCGAGAACTTGACATTGGTCCCTTTCTCTTTTTGACAACGCACCGGGATCAACACGATGGCCGGATTCCGCAGTTGTCCCTTAATCCCGTGGCTGGCCTTGGCCGCCGTGCTGGGCTCGGTGCTCGGGCTTGGCGAGGACCTCGACCGGCCTCTGTTCGGACCCCCCGGCTCCCCTGTCCAGCTACATGAATCCGACCCAGGACTGAAGAAGGCCCTGGCCTTCGCCGAGGAGCGCTACAACCGGGGCTCCAACGCCATGCACCTCCGCAAAGTCAGCAGGCTTCTCTCTGCCACCAAACAGgtaacattaacaacaacaaccacaaagacgTCGGCTCGTAACAGTTTTCACGTTAATTTATTCACAGCATCGCTCGTATTCTGCCATAACATGCTGGTGTGGATTAAGAAAGGTGTTTTTAACGATTTAGTACATTGCAGTAAGAGTTATATGTGTTCATTTCTTTGCAAACAACAGAGATGCTGGGGGGGCAATTAAACCTGCGTAATGCTACCAAGAGTTAGCTGAACAAAAGCCGGAAAGTAGCTGacatactttcaaaataaaggcataaACTGGTCACTGCGGCACGAGTGTTCTTGTGCATACAGTAAAGAGGACTATTGTTCAGTAGTCACTTTTTGAAAAACCTATGTAGAGAGTATACATGAAGTCATATCAATGATATGTTAAGCCTGACTtgaccaccaccatcaccactaACTGCCCTGATCAGAGTTGCATTGCACTGTCAGCGCACCCAGCGGGAGGGCCCTTCCACCACAGTGTCCATGCAGTAAAAGAAGCATCCAGATACAACACTGTCAAAATACACTCACTAAAAGCTTAGTCTGCTATTCAGGGACCACTAGTACACTAGACTGCAACACAATTAGACACACGTCTGAATGAAGCCCCTTTTAAGGGTGAAATTTTTTGTCTGTGCATTAAAAATGACCcgtgtctatgtgtgtttgtctgttttccagcTGGTGAAGGGTATCCGCTACACCATAACAGTGGAACTAAGTAACACTCAGTGTAAGAAATCCACCATGCTAAGGACATGTGATTTCTATCCAGAGTCACAGAAACTCAAGGtagggtatgtgtgtgtgtgtgtgtgtgtgtgtgtgtgtgtgcttgtgggggggagggggtgaaTTAACAAGGGAGATAAGCTCAGTGTAGGTAATTATCATGGTTTTGAAATGGCATATCCCATGATGTGACTGTGTAACAGTAATATTGCAACAGTGTAGTTCTGTTTGTTCAGACAAGTCCAGTCAGCTGATCTTGTGACTATAGTCTGACTGAAAGTAGCCCTGAGCACGCTCATGCCTCATGcccacatgcatgcatacacagcACTGACACAGGAACTTCTCTTTAGTCCCTCTTTTCTTAGACTTTATCGTGGAAAGACTTTATCtaagtcaaaaagaaaaaaaaggtaaagtcTAAATTAATAAGTTTCACTCCAGTTATAAATAACTTGCTCTGTTTGATGTTGTGAGCTCTGACTGCACTGTGTGAAACACATTATTCCACTTATTCAGTTTTCCACACTGTAATCAGATACACTGCATATGACAATATAATGAGTGAATTCACTGTTTATAGTATAGAttatctgtgtctctgtgtatgtTCTTATTCCTGTCagactgaggtgtgtgtgtttgaagtgtgGGACATCCCCTGGCAGGGCACTTCAACTCTGCTCAAACAGAAGTGCCAGCCTAAAGGTCAGTTGGCAACCAAAATCATTGATCATTAAACAAATAagattaatgtttttttcagttacagCTGTCCTGAGCTAGGGTTCACAGTAGATGACCACGGTTCCTCTGCACCGGTATCCTAGATTAATTGTAATGCTATTTATGTTGTTTCATTGTTATCCCATGATGCTTTGCTTCCTCTTCAATAGCAGCATGATCTTCCAGAATCGACTTTGTCAGACTTTTTATTGCAGCATATATACAGAAAGTCATCTTTATAGGTCCATTGTGTatgatttagtggcatctagcaaTGGGGTTGCAGATTGCAGTCAACTGAAAACCCCTCATCATCCCGctacaaatgtgaaaaacattcaACCAGTGTTTGGTCTGGCTGTTCTGGGCAACTGTAGAAATGtggcggtgcaacatggtggactctgTGAAAGAGGACCTtaattttgaacatgttttgttctgtttggtgtaacacagggagaaaaaacTTTACATGTTATAAATTTTGTTTGGTAATTATGACCTTATTATGTAACGCTATTGTTTACCTTTGTGCTGAAAACATCTGGTTCTATACCAAAGAGATAAATATGGTGAACATCCATGAATAAATGTAGATTTTTAATCTTCTACAGACACGTAACATGTTGTCCTCAATGTCTGTCTTATCAGGTGAACCTCAACTAGAAGAAACCAACAAAGTGACAGATGCGTCAACCAGCCAGCCTCTGGAGGTAAAAATTGTGAGATTTTCTGGATCAATAATGGTGCAACAATGTTTGTGTTGAGTTTTATCCTGTTATTTGCTTCTTATGTACTCCAGCAGTGTTGTGTAAGCTGCTGTTATCCATTTGAACTTGAGCTTGAGGAGAAGGTCTGTGTTGATTCTGTTTGTTGGTCTTCTCTTCCTTTGGCAGGAGTCAATGGAGTTGTTGGGCCAGTTCAAAGAGTTTATGGTGAAATACAATAAGGTCTACAGCAGCCAGGAAGGTGAGTGactgacatacagtatttactgAACATTCAAAACATAGCATGTGTCATATAGTATCACATTCTTGTCTCCACACCCTGAACTTCTGATGTACTCACAGCCTAATCGTGGCAATGATAGAAGCCTTTTACACTGTATGAAATCCTAGATTATGAGATCCTCTGTCAATTCAGAGCCTTTGAAATGAGTGATATGTGCTGATGGCTTGAAGCACTGAACAAGCATGAACAAAATAGTTAAGCATTTAAACGCAACATAACCATGACAGATAACCATATCGTTATGAATACAATTCCAGGAATCCAAAATAAAAGGATGAGCAGGAGCACACACTGCTCAACACAGTGTGCTAAACTTTGTGCCTCTTTGGTTTCTAGAATGACACCATGCTATTCAAAATCACAGACTGGGGTGACACTATTGGTTCAGTGTTAAAATCAAATCCAGAATAATGGTGGCATGCATTGCAGTAGTATTGCAGGAactctgtgtgaaaaggacTTATGTCTCAGTCTGCAAGTGACAGATAATTGATAATTAACAAAAGATTAGATAAGGATTGTTTTTAGGTTGCCGGAGTGTTGCCGActttaaaacatgtataaaCAAGGCAGGGAAACTTTCAAGTGcctgatcatttttaactttgtctttatttgacttCTGTAGAGGCAGACCGCCGTTTGCTCATCTTCCATGAGAATCTGAAGACTGCTGAGAAGCTCCAGTCACTGGATCAAGGCTCAGCTGAATATGGAGTCACCAAGTTCAGTGACCTGACtggtatgtgcatgtgtgtgcacgtgtacTTGTATTTCCACACTGTTTCTTTTGAGGAAGTGCATCTTCTGCTTTTCATGTGTTATATCAGCTCTTCTCCAAAGAATCCTCTTGAGTAACTCAAACTTGTGACTGCTTTCTCCAGAGGAAGAGTTTCGTTCTACATACCTCAACCCATTGCTGAGTCAATGGACTCTTCATCGAGAGATGAAGCCAGCATCTCCTGCCCAAGACCCCGCCCCCGCTAGCTGGGATTGGCGGGATCACGGAGCTGTCAGTCCCGTTAAGAACCAGGtacaatcaatcagttaattgCAGAGCAGCTACCATAAATAGCATGTTACTAATGAATTAATTACACCTGCTTCCTACTTCATGCtgacttggtgtgtgtgtgtgtgtgtgtgtgtgtgtgtgtgtgtgtgtgtgtgtagggtaTGTGTGGATCCTGCTGGGCTTTTTCTGTCACAGGCAACATTGAAGGCCAGTGGTTCCTAAAAAATGGTTCGTTGCTGTCCCTGTCGGAACAAGGTAACGcctgctgcacaaacaaacaaaaaaaaagatgttacaATAATTCAAAACCTTTCCCCTGCAGAAAGCGAAatcattgtttacatttgcagATAAGAAGCCATGGTTTGATTGGTTTATCAATTTGTCCCTAACAGAGCTGGTTGACTGTGATGGGCTGGACCAGGCGTGCAGGGGAGGGCTACCGTCAAATGCTTATGAAGCTATTGAGAAGCTGGGTAAGAAACATGTGGCGGAGGACGAGTGATGTGTGCAATCATTCTGAAACTTTTTAAGCTTCAatcctcatttttttctcaggacattacagtcatttatttaaatggCATAACCCTTTTAATCTTTATTCGTGTATTAAGGTGGTCTTGAGTCAGAGGCTGATTACTCCTACAGCGGGCACAAGCAGAGGTGCGACTTCACCAGTGGGAAGGTGGCTGCCTACATCAACAGCTCTGTGGAGCTGTCCAAAGATGAGAAGGGTGAGTGGGTTGAGGGAATAGAGAGGGAATGAAAAAGAATTGGAAGAGGAGAAAGCTTACACATATGTAGACAACATTTCTtactaaaacacacactaagAAGTTTTTGGATCTAAAGCCCCTTTCTCACAATCAGCAGCAATTCCTGCATGAGGTCATGTGTGAGCACCCACGGATCGATATTCAGGGAAATCTGTACTGCTAGTTTCCCTCCCCCTGACCTTGTAACATTTCAGGGAAATGGACTCTCCCTAACAATGATTGTCATGTTCCTGAATGTAGATGCATATGTGAAGAGTGGAAGTTAGGTTGGCTAGCCACTAATTCACAGGGAACTACAGTATGTGTAAAAGAGTCTTAAGAGTGATGAGACACTGATGGGAATATATGAATTAACACTAATAACTCCGCAAAACTGTCATTTCCTATTTCAACGACAGATTTATAGAGTAGATAGATGGGTGTTCATTTTACGATACATACATTCTAACtagatttgatttattttgttttctttgatctCCTCAGAAATTGCAGCTTGGCTGGCTGAAAATGGTCCAATCTCTGTTGCTCTGAATGCTTTCGCCATGCAGGTAAGCATTTCATCACTGCTACAGTGTTTAGACCACCACAGCAATGGCTGAATCACTAGAATCTGACATACTTATATACAAGTATACTTATATCACATGCTTCACCTCCATGAGAACTACAAATAAAGATTCAACACTATGtcaaaatgtattctgtttctgtctgtagttCTACAGGAAGGGTGTATCTCACCCTTTGAAGATCTTCTGCAACCCCTGGATGATCGACCATGCTGTGCTGATGGTGGGATACGGAGAACGTAAGTGTGTTGTTATTATCCTCTGATTGTTTTATTACaattgttcttcttttttgacGGATGATCATTTTTGTGAATTAGGATGGAGCTAATGCACTGTATgaatttttctgtgttttcaggtaAAGGTATCCCATTCTGGGCTATCAAAAACAGCTGGGGAGAGGATTATGGAGAACAGGTAAGACAACCCAACATATTAACACTCTTTGAGTTCAAGAGagacttaaatgtttttttaaaaataagacagaatttttctttaaaacagacATACTAActaaactgattttaaaatgaaaggtATCACCTGAAAATCTTGTATTACACGATGAAAAGTACAAATCAGTCTGTAGTGTAACATCGCCCCTAATATGTGTCAGTGTGCTCTACTGAATTCAACACAGCAAGACCTAAACAGTCTGTAAATAATAAGTGATCATAAAAGTTTGTAAATTAATCAGTTTGGCAGATTAATCTGTGTCAATAGCATTTGAGCCAAGTTCCGCCTCTATCAGCTGTCAAAAAGATGTTTCAACGCAGTGATACAGCCTTGTGTTGTACTTATGGGTTGCACCATACTGTACAGAACTCACTGCAACTTTGTATTAAACCAAAGCGTTTGgtgaaaagtaaagaaatagtTCAATAAAGTTCCATTCCTACTTTGTTGCTACTCATGTGATGTTGTGAGAGTCCATGTGTTCATTTCTTGCTGTCTCTCTTACAGGGTTACTACTACCTTTACAGGGGGTCTAATGCCTGTGGGATCAACAAGATGTGCTCATCTGCTGTAGTCAACTAAACCACAAATGAcatatgttcacacacacacgcacgcacacacacacacacacacacacacacacgcacgcaaacacacacacacacacacacacacacacacacacacacacacacacacacacatttgagcCAGGCTGCATGATGATCACTATAAGACATAAATAAAGTCCTACTGATGTTGCTTTTCCGTTAAACCAGTCTAGTGTTCAATCTTCATACCTCACGCCATCATTTCAATTTTCTCAAAACATACCAGCTCTGATAAAGCTTGTGTTGCACAGAATTTTATAGTAATTAGTAGATTTTATgtgctcttttctttccattaGATATGCAGGTCATGATGATTGCTGTGTTTTAGGCAGTATTGGTTTTAACTCATCCTTTTTCCCAGTAACAGCTCATGTTCAATGAAGAATATGCACTAATTGCAGTCAGACTTGTGTCTTGTCAGCTCACTTGGATGTTCCTTTTACCAGTGCTCGTGCTAATGCTATGTagtatttgagtgtttttgttttgttttgtttgtttttttaatgtcagggGTTTTACCTGACATTAGTCTGCACATTACTACTTAACTGCAAGTAAATTGTCAAAACTGtcagaaatgaatgaaagaaggtggaataaaaatgtgtggAATCCTATTCTTTGGATGTGGTGTTCTTATCTTACATGtaattaaactgaaaagttAAACTggattaataaaaaacaaacaaatgctaCATTAATGTATGTTATTAAGACTTTGTTCGCCATATGAAACCTTTATTCATATACCACAGTATgtatttaataaatgaaatgacagataTGTATATGAAATGTCAGGTGAAACTACATGCAGACATGCACAGCTATTACAGTGATGGGACACATAGTTGTAGTTTAAATGAGAATTTAACGAtagtttttaatgtattttttgttttttaaaaacatctgaaatgttaaCGCTGACATCCATAAAGGTAAGCATGTTTTATACCCATGATACCAACATGAGTTATATGAGAACAGCAGCGTCATTGAGCGATTTAGTCTTGAATGTTGCCCAAATTGAGAGACACTCTATTTCCCACAATGCTACTGCACTAACACGGAAGAACAAGAGTCGGGGAAACGGGGAAAAGTAgttgggtctttttttttgttttgttttgttttttaaataaacggATGACTTTAGTCAGGCAGGAAATAGCAAATGATGCCGAAGTGACAAAATTCAATTCTAAATCTCATTTCTTCATCTGAAATGTTAAGTGTAGTTCTGGCCATCGCAGGGTCGTTTAGTCCgaagataaagagaaacagacgagctttattttgaaatggtgGAACACTCGTCCTCGGAAGTACAACGTTTAGTGTCGTCAGAAAACAGAGACGCATGTGGTTCGGctttaatgataaaacattgCAACGTGTGTTTTTCGAAAGTGTTTTTTAGCTGCTGTCAAGCTTCCcagtaacacattttttgtttctctctctctcaaggtTAGCATGTTACCCGCTAATGTAGCTCCCTGAGCTGAGCGTAGGGACACAGTTTGAgatagctagctaatgttagcttagtCAGCTAACAGAAACGACCAACTTTGGTAGTGTTGTTACTTTGGTAAGGGAATAGTTAATTACTTACGTTTCTAGTTAATTATATGCAGCTGAGGCGACGGAAGCCACTGTCTTCGTCCAGCGATCACTGACATCAACGAGATAGTAAAAGTTTGATAAATGTTGCTAACTGAAGCTAACTACTCACTATCGTTAACCCAATTTTAATGAGTCTGGCATTTAACGCGGCATTTCATCTTGTGGTTCCGCGAATCTCTCGTTTTGGTCAATTGTCTCCTCAATGTGTCATCACTTGACAACAGCTGAACTTCCAATATAGGGCCTCAGTTAGTGTTCTGCTGTTTATGCACTTCATCACCACACTCTTGTGTTACAGCTGGCGAAGGAACCAGAAGCCCACCTTTAATAATGTCACAGGCCACTAAACGCAAACATGTCGTCAAGGAGGTTCTTGGAGATTTTGTCATGCCCACAGAGAACCAGCAGATTGTAAAGGTGAGCTGTTCATGGCCTGCGTATTACAAGTAAGTAAGACACTGAAACATTGTCCCGAATGTATCTCCATCCTGTACCTGTGCACTTGTAGGTCACTGGTAGCCGTGGTAACAACCTCCATGAAGCTGTCACGGCCCAGGGTGAGACTTTCCTAGTGAGCATGCCCACCAAGTTCCGCAAGAACATCTGGATCAAGAGAGGTAACTTCTGATGGGATGCTGAGATTAAGTTTTACAGATTAGTACAGAGACCATTCAGTGTTAGTTAGCCAGCTCAAACATCTAAACACTGACGTCAGTAGTCAAAACCAGGCCTCCAGACTCATTTTTCACCCTGGTTGCAATGGTGTGCCTAACTTTCTCATCTAGGTGCTCTAGCTGACAACTTGCACTGCTTAAAATTAGGTAGGGTTACTGGGATATGGCCACATAAATGTATGTGCATAGATATACAatgaaagtcaaatgaaatgtgtctcaTGCTTTCTGTTGGGACCAAAAACTAACTCTAACCcactaaacacaaaataagaattcagatatgtcacagaataagCAATCAACACTAACACTAAACTATCCCGATGTCCCAAACTCATTTTGAGTAGTTTAGGTGCACCCAATGATACATTAACAACAATGATTTTagttgtgaaaaacaaacaacatactATTGAATTTCAGGTTTACTGATGCAACAAGTGAAACTGTCTAGTTGCACTTGCCAGATTTTTGGGTGCACGTGTGACCAAAATAGTCACATCCTGGACACCTGACAACAAGTTTCTGTGGATTAACCTGCCAAGTGTATTTCCCTTTCAAATTTTTTATCAGGCATAATGTTTGTGAATAGCAGACTTTATTTCTGGAAGACGATAAATGCTGAAATACTGTCTGTAGTGATGCGTACCACTCAATAACAGAATCTTTCAATTAGTAGGGGCTCTAAAATATTCTTCATCATCCATCAAATATAATGTTTTCATTGGCCTACTGATATCATCTCCAGCAACAGATTTTCCAAAGTTTGTAGTACTTACATGCGTGCTACCACAATGTCTGTGCATGCAATATTTTTGACCCTGTGTTAAACCGGTCTACAGCTTTTTCAAGGGAATAGATGTGTTGTCATGATTTCTGAAGAAGCTGCTTATATCATTCACTTAGTGTTATGAGATATTTGTAAGTACTGACAATGAAAATCtttctgcattaaaaatgaccttttattttttggttcacatttaaaatctgtctcCTTTCTGATCCCTTAGGTGATTATGTGATTGTGGATCCCAttgaagaaggagagaaggtgaAGGCTGAGATCAGCTTCATTCTGTACAAAGATCACATTCAGAACctgcaaaaacaacagcagtggtgagtctaaacacacacttgtagacacacatcacacaaccAGTATCATTTTGTTAAGTATAATGAGtgtattgtctttgtttttctcaccatCCTCAGGCCAGAGGGTTTCATGGAGGAGCCGTCAGAGCAGGACAAGATAAGCAAACATcaggaaaaggaagagggggaggaggagaaagatgaggaagaggatgtcAGTGACTCTGAAGATGATGAGAGTGACCTCTTTGTAAACACCAACCGCTGTAACTACCAGTACAgcgagagtgaggaggaggaggacagtgagGAGCAGGATCATGTCAAAGACGAAAGGACAGGAAATGGCTCCTAGTGGCAGAGCTGAATACGTGGACAGTCGTGAGTCTGAGCTGTGGAGATCATGAAATCTGACTGGTGCTCCTCATACAACAGCTCCCTCTGCAGTTCTTGTATGACAGGCTTTTGAAGACATTAAGTGGCTGGGCTGAATGAATGGACTTCAGGTTAATAGAGCAAAAATAAGTCTTGTCTCCAAAAAATCAGTAATGTTGAAATCAACTATGAAACTAGTGATTTACAATGCTTGAAATTCTGTAATACATATTTCTGATGTA
Encoded here:
- the ctsf gene encoding cathepsin F, which codes for MAGFRSCPLIPWLALAAVLGSVLGLGEDLDRPLFGPPGSPVQLHESDPGLKKALAFAEERYNRGSNAMHLRKVSRLLSATKQLVKGIRYTITVELSNTQCKKSTMLRTCDFYPESQKLKTEVCVFEVWDIPWQGTSTLLKQKCQPKGEPQLEETNKVTDASTSQPLEESMELLGQFKEFMVKYNKVYSSQEEADRRLLIFHENLKTAEKLQSLDQGSAEYGVTKFSDLTEEEFRSTYLNPLLSQWTLHREMKPASPAQDPAPASWDWRDHGAVSPVKNQGMCGSCWAFSVTGNIEGQWFLKNGSLLSLSEQELVDCDGLDQACRGGLPSNAYEAIEKLGGLESEADYSYSGHKQRCDFTSGKVAAYINSSVELSKDEKEIAAWLAENGPISVALNAFAMQFYRKGVSHPLKIFCNPWMIDHAVLMVGYGERKGIPFWAIKNSWGEDYGEQGYYYLYRGSNACGINKMCSSAVVN
- the eif1ad gene encoding probable RNA-binding protein EIF1AD, with protein sequence MSQATKRKHVVKEVLGDFVMPTENQQIVKVTGSRGNNLHEAVTAQGETFLVSMPTKFRKNIWIKRGDYVIVDPIEEGEKVKAEISFILYKDHIQNLQKQQQWPEGFMEEPSEQDKISKHQEKEEGEEEKDEEEDVSDSEDDESDLFVNTNRCNYQYSESEEEEDSEEQDHVKDERTGNGS